One window from the genome of Leptospira ryugenii encodes:
- a CDS encoding AraC family transcriptional regulator, which produces MEYTTFKPHKDLSWIVDCYWTLLVPKQDNPKKQRIIPDGFLEMAFILGDDIKRYTSTKDYILQPRAMILGQTIDPFYIEPTGYVDTFSIRFIPYGLSHLFNIKLNSLVNKETPLDTILGETEAKELQEQIINAKDAAQRISHIESFLRKKLSNPQKIDCLVKSTLDTIFETLGKKSIQTIVGDSPSLRRKLERKFKKEMGLSPKQYGKIVRFQAALKMLLNRESENLTEIAHMFDYYDQAHFIKDFKDFTSLNPKDFLNNDAMALSSIFYK; this is translated from the coding sequence ATGGAATACACAACCTTTAAACCTCATAAAGATCTCTCATGGATCGTTGATTGCTATTGGACTCTACTGGTCCCAAAACAAGATAACCCAAAGAAGCAACGAATTATCCCCGATGGCTTCCTTGAAATGGCCTTCATTCTCGGCGATGACATAAAGCGCTATACTTCAACAAAAGATTATATTTTGCAACCAAGAGCTATGATCTTAGGCCAGACGATAGATCCTTTTTATATTGAGCCAACTGGCTATGTTGATACCTTTTCGATTCGTTTTATCCCCTATGGATTATCCCATCTATTCAACATAAAATTAAATTCGTTAGTAAATAAAGAGACTCCGCTTGACACTATACTTGGGGAAACCGAGGCGAAGGAATTGCAGGAACAAATTATCAATGCGAAAGACGCAGCCCAAAGAATTTCCCATATTGAATCATTCCTTCGAAAAAAACTATCAAATCCTCAAAAGATTGATTGCTTAGTCAAATCTACCCTTGATACAATTTTTGAAACACTAGGAAAGAAATCAATCCAGACCATCGTCGGAGATTCTCCTTCCTTGAGGAGAAAACTTGAACGGAAGTTCAAGAAAGAAATGGGATTGAGTCCAAAACAATATGGCAAGATCGTAAGATTTCAGGCTGCATTGAAAATGCTACTTAACCGGGAATCGGAAAACTTAACTGAGATTGCACATATGTTTGACTACTATGACCAAGCACATTTCATCAAAGACTTTAAAGATTTTACAAGTCTTAATCCGAAAGATTTTTTAAACAATGATGCGATGGCGCTTTCTTCCATTTTTTACAAATAA
- a CDS encoding VOC family protein gives MKKFSSTLFLLLSIFSLAQCGKKENKQISNVAIFEIPSKQIDKSIQFYENIFGIKLLNVEFEGMKMAIFPTEDQQVTGVIIEAEGYEPSANGVTIYLNAGKNLERTLDLIPKNGGKILIPKTPHADQNGFFAIFLDIDGNKLGLHSSD, from the coding sequence ATGAAAAAATTTTCTTCCACTCTATTTCTACTTCTATCTATTTTCAGTTTAGCGCAATGCGGCAAAAAGGAGAATAAACAGATAAGCAATGTCGCTATATTTGAGATACCATCCAAGCAGATCGATAAATCTATTCAATTCTATGAAAACATTTTTGGAATCAAATTACTAAATGTGGAATTTGAAGGAATGAAAATGGCCATCTTTCCAACGGAAGACCAGCAAGTCACCGGAGTAATAATTGAAGCTGAAGGATATGAACCCTCCGCAAACGGAGTAACCATTTATTTAAATGCAGGAAAAAATTTGGAAAGGACGTTAGATCTCATCCCAAAAAATGGAGGAAAGATCCTAATCCCCAAAACTCCGCATGCTGACCAGAATGGATTTTTCGCAATTTTTCTCGACATTGATGGTAACAAATTAGGTTTGCACTCTTCCGATTAA
- a CDS encoding ArsR/SmtB family transcription factor produces MGVSKLELFNKKQNRIASYAKALGHPARIAILETIIKKRSCICGDLVDELKLAQATVSQHLKALKEVNLISGTIEGPSVCYCINEKAWSEISDYFGTFFSKHEKSTNCC; encoded by the coding sequence ATGGGTGTTAGCAAACTAGAATTATTTAACAAAAAGCAAAATCGAATAGCCTCGTATGCAAAAGCACTAGGCCATCCTGCGCGTATTGCAATCCTTGAAACGATCATCAAGAAGAGATCCTGTATCTGTGGAGACTTGGTTGATGAGTTAAAACTGGCGCAAGCTACTGTTTCGCAACATCTAAAAGCTTTAAAAGAAGTAAATCTTATATCAGGTACGATCGAAGGACCTTCCGTATGTTATTGCATAAACGAAAAAGCTTGGAGCGAAATTTCTGATTATTTTGGCACTTTTTTCTCCAAACATGAAAAATCTACAAATTGCTGTTAA
- a CDS encoding DUF6428 family protein has translation MKLSEIKNLLPNLNTLTFKLENGSSVPSHFHITEVGLLTKDFIDCGGTLRKETTINFQLWNSNDIEHRLDSQKLLKILHLAEEKLPLGDAEIEVEYQQDTIGKYDLTFRGSSFLLQNKNTACLASSQCGNSEKQDSQAKVTTKNSCCN, from the coding sequence ATGAAACTTTCAGAAATTAAAAACTTACTTCCGAATTTAAATACACTTACCTTCAAGCTAGAAAATGGAAGCTCTGTTCCTTCTCATTTTCATATCACAGAGGTAGGCCTTCTCACTAAAGATTTCATTGATTGTGGTGGCACACTTCGAAAGGAAACCACAATTAATTTTCAGCTATGGAATTCTAATGATATAGAACATAGATTGGATTCGCAAAAGTTATTAAAGATTCTTCATTTAGCAGAAGAAAAATTGCCTTTAGGGGATGCGGAGATTGAAGTGGAATACCAACAAGATACCATTGGAAAGTATGACCTTACGTTTCGCGGTTCCTCCTTCCTTTTACAAAACAAAAACACTGCTTGTCTTGCTAGCAGTCAATGTGGCAATTCTGAAAAACAGGACTCGCAAGCAAAAGTCACGACCAAAAATTCCTGTTGCAATTGA
- a CDS encoding chlorite dismutase family protein, with amino-acid sequence MEKNFYDFIGGDWGKWKVLNTYQIKGEGLPSPSHLNIVPSDFEKEQSGIWRLRGFTSNVRYANRTELNVLSSIQAPLGREDSNFAALIPIKKSETWWQLSQDERRHIFEESSHHTEIGIKFLPQIARKLFHCRDIGEPYDFLTWFEFSSENRKDFDLLLESLRASEEWEYVESEMEIRLERIEF; translated from the coding sequence ATGGAAAAAAACTTTTATGATTTTATTGGTGGTGATTGGGGTAAATGGAAAGTTTTGAATACCTATCAGATAAAGGGCGAAGGATTGCCCTCGCCTTCCCATCTAAACATTGTTCCAAGCGATTTCGAAAAGGAGCAGTCTGGTATCTGGAGACTTAGAGGATTTACAAGCAATGTAAGGTATGCTAATAGAACGGAACTAAATGTACTATCTTCGATCCAAGCTCCCTTAGGTAGAGAGGATTCGAATTTTGCAGCACTCATCCCGATTAAAAAAAGCGAAACATGGTGGCAACTTTCCCAAGATGAAAGGAGACACATTTTTGAAGAGTCATCCCATCATACGGAAATTGGAATCAAATTCTTACCTCAAATTGCAAGAAAGCTCTTCCATTGTAGAGACATAGGTGAGCCATATGATTTTCTTACTTGGTTCGAATTTTCATCAGAAAATAGAAAAGATTTTGATCTGCTACTTGAATCATTGAGAGCTTCTGAAGAATGGGAATATGTAGAATCAGAAATGGAAATTCGCTTAGAAAGGATAGAATTCTAA
- a CDS encoding VOC family protein has translation MAQINPHINFNGNAEEAFRFYQSVFGGKLNQIVRLKDLAGPDFPIPDIDADKIMHISLPIGNSLLIGNDVPSFLGKVDEKENRSKISVSTDSKEEADTIFLRLAKTGTVEAEIGDSPWGTYFGMLRDQFGIEWIIEFNAKKT, from the coding sequence ATGGCACAAATCAACCCACATATCAATTTCAATGGAAATGCAGAAGAGGCCTTCCGATTTTACCAATCCGTTTTTGGTGGTAAGTTAAATCAGATTGTCAGACTTAAAGATCTCGCGGGGCCAGATTTTCCCATTCCGGATATTGATGCAGATAAGATTATGCACATCTCCCTACCGATTGGCAATTCTCTCCTCATAGGAAACGACGTACCTTCTTTTCTTGGTAAAGTCGATGAAAAGGAAAATAGATCAAAGATATCCGTGAGTACAGATAGCAAGGAAGAAGCAGATACTATTTTCCTTCGCTTAGCCAAAACGGGAACAGTGGAAGCAGAAATCGGTGATAGCCCATGGGGGACTTACTTTGGGATGCTCAGAGACCAATTCGGTATTGAGTGGATCATCGAATTCAATGCAAAGAAGACCTAG
- a CDS encoding helix-turn-helix domain-containing protein, which produces MNSKYDPVPDGIQKKQSSVLFQEQKPPEKFQDFVHSYWELKTVHDLEEDFKLHVIPDACVNALLNLRNPLICAFTYRQTTYVELNLGRSFHYAGIQFFPGVWQGEKNEIQFGFVNSEYKGKFPLIKTAKQMIGVDFLEFANPLNQLVTILIQDGILRQNVVTERILNDIEEIESVEEMAAAVNLSTRQLQRKLKESTGFSPHDFLKILRLQQAFRKDYLDFYVDQSHFINHFKKITGFTPKEYFKTFHV; this is translated from the coding sequence ATGAATTCCAAATACGATCCTGTTCCAGATGGCATACAAAAAAAACAATCTTCCGTTCTTTTTCAGGAACAAAAGCCTCCTGAGAAATTCCAGGACTTTGTACACTCCTATTGGGAATTGAAAACCGTTCACGATCTAGAAGAAGACTTCAAACTCCATGTCATTCCTGATGCTTGTGTCAATGCGCTTCTAAATCTAAGAAACCCTCTGATCTGTGCCTTTACCTACCGCCAAACAACCTATGTGGAGCTCAACCTTGGGAGATCCTTTCATTATGCTGGAATCCAATTTTTTCCTGGTGTTTGGCAGGGTGAAAAAAACGAAATTCAATTTGGTTTCGTAAATTCTGAGTACAAGGGAAAATTTCCACTCATCAAAACCGCAAAACAAATGATTGGTGTTGATTTTTTAGAATTCGCAAATCCACTGAACCAACTCGTAACCATCCTAATTCAAGATGGCATACTCAGACAGAATGTGGTTACCGAACGTATCCTCAATGACATAGAAGAGATTGAATCAGTCGAGGAAATGGCAGCAGCTGTCAATCTATCAACCCGACAATTGCAAAGAAAGCTCAAGGAATCTACTGGCTTTTCACCACACGACTTTCTTAAAATCTTAAGACTCCAACAAGCCTTTCGGAAAGACTACTTAGACTTTTACGTCGACCAATCCCACTTTATTAATCATTTTAAAAAAATTACAGGCTTTACTCCGAAAGAATACTTTAAGACCTTCCATGTCTGA
- a CDS encoding VOC family protein, whose amino-acid sequence MQKPNAIGWFDIYVNDLERASKFYQTICQQQLTDLGDPTGETKMKMFVGAMDKYGASGALVKSQFAKPGNGGTLVYFSVEDCELSEAKVKKAGGKLIRPKFSIGEFGFVTLCEDTEGNLIGLNSMK is encoded by the coding sequence ATGCAAAAACCGAATGCAATCGGCTGGTTTGATATCTATGTAAATGATTTGGAAAGGGCAAGTAAGTTCTATCAAACGATTTGCCAACAGCAGTTAACTGACTTAGGCGATCCCACAGGGGAGACCAAAATGAAAATGTTTGTCGGAGCCATGGACAAATATGGAGCAAGTGGAGCTCTCGTGAAATCACAATTTGCAAAACCTGGCAATGGCGGAACTCTCGTTTATTTCTCTGTTGAGGATTGCGAATTAAGTGAAGCAAAAGTAAAAAAAGCAGGGGGAAAACTCATTCGACCTAAGTTCTCGATAGGAGAGTTTGGTTTTGTTACTCTTTGCGAAGACACGGAGGGTAACTTAATTGGTTTGAACTCTATGAAATAG